The nucleotide sequence ATACTACTTCTTCATACTACGGCTATAGATAGCTCGTAGTCAGGACTTAAGTCCTTACTACGAACTAATGGGTTATGTCGCTGGCTTTTGGGGAATTGGTATTACCACGGCCCGATTAACTATCGTTTTCATCCAAAATCACGTATGGTTCAAACCTTGCCCGCTCCTCCAGGCTGAGGCGATGTGGCTTTTGGTCTTCTAAGCTCACAAACAGTCCCCCCTGCTGTCCAGAGGCTACTAAGTCGTGCTGGCTGTTATAAAACCGGAACTGTATCTCAGCAGATGCTCGCTTTAGTTCAGATAACCACAGGTCTAGGTGAACAGTGTCACCCAGAAATAGGGGCATAGTGTAGGTGATTGCTGTATGGCTAAGAACAGGAGTAAAGCCTCGATGGGCAAGCTCATGGACGGGTAGGCCAATAGTTTCTAGCAAGTGGAGGCGACCAATTTCCATCCAGCGAATATAGGCAATATTACTAACGTGACCAGCAAAGTCAATATCGTAGGTGTAGATAGGTAATTCCAGGGTAAGTTTTGGCATCCTAGGCTATTTTTTCCTTCAACACATGACAAAAATCCTCCACGCCTACCTTTAACACATAAATGATTAATGGCATCCCCAGGGTAGAAGGAATGTCCGTTTCAAGGGTAAGGAGATTAAATGCTTCTGCTAGATTTTCTTCCAGCAGGATGGTTTGCATGGCTGGACGACAGAGCAGCGCCCGCCAGCGCTTGGCGAACCCCTCTAGCCAGCGATCGGACGTGGTAGGTTGTTGTCCTGCATGGATGGCTAGGGAGATGGCTGCATCTTCAATGTCACCATCGCAGTCTTCGATCATATCCAACGCAGTCATAGCTTCAGCTATATCTGAGACAGCCGAACGATAATGAGCAATTTCAGCAGGGGTAAGTTGGATAGACATAGGCTGCAACAGGACAACGAAAGTAGTGATTTATCCTAGCGTGTGCCCTCAGCAGTAGCACTACCGCTTAGGAAGTATTAACAATAGCTTTGGTGAAGCGATGTTTGTAGTAAGGACTTTAGTCCTCTAGGGAGCCAGAAAATACTACTAGTAGCGGGCTAAGCGATCGATCAGCAGGTCATAGAAGCCCTCAGCATCTACACTGGTCACGACCTCAGCGTTGGGCTGGCGACTCTGGAAGTCAATCACTGTCCGACCGAGAGTTAACTCGCTGTTAATTTCCACCTGTACTTCAGCAGGCTGACTGGAAAACAGTCCAGGTTGCAATAGGTAGGCAATCACACAGGGGTCATGGAGGGGTGGCCCTGACCATCCACGCTGAGCAGCTTCTTGGGTGCCATACTCTGCCAACATGTCAGCAGCAGCTTGGGCGACAGGAGTGCCTAGGTGACGGAGGCGTTGGAGGCGATCGGGTGTAGTTAATACCTGATGGGTGACATGCAAGCCAATTAGGGTGATGGGAATGCCACTGGTCAACACCACATGGGCAGCATGGGGATCCACGTAGATGTTGAACTCAGCGGAAGGGGTGATGTTGCCGACAGTCAAGGAGCCACCCATCATGACGATGCGTTGAATCTGAGGGGCGATCGCAGGGGTTTTGATCAGCGCTACAGCCATATTGGTCAGCGGCGCTAGCGTTGCCAACGTCAGGGGTTGGTCAGTTTGGGATAGGGTCTCAGTGAGAAAATCCACAGCATGGTGGGGCTGAATGGGCATAGTCGGTGCTGGCAACATAGCTCCCCCCAGTCCTGATGTCCCATGGACTGATTCAGCCGTGGCAAGGCGACGTAGCATCGGACGAGGACAGCCTGCATAGACGGGTACATCAGGTCGTGCCGCCAATTCACAAATCTGGCGGGTGTTGCGCAGAATGCTAACCAAAGGGACATTACCTGCCACCGTTGTAATGCCACGAATCACTAGCTCTGGAGAGGCTAAGGCTAGCAACAGGGCGATAGCATCATCCACGCCAGGGTCACAATCAATAATTAGGTGCTCATAGGGCATTAGTCGCTAGTATTCAGGATCAGTAATGATTGGTCAATCGTGGGGAATTCGCGATTCCTGGCTATGTTAGATTATCCACTAAATCCTTGTGACTACAGGTTCTAAGGGTATAAAAGCCCTGACCCCATCACGATGTTAGTAACTAAGTTAACTCTAAGAGTTAGCCTATGCATGACACTTGATGATGTCTGAGATGCGCCGTGGACTGCTTGCTTGCCCACTGCTCTAAGGCCGATTCTATCCATCACCTATGACGATTCTTGTGTTTGGCAGCTTAAATATGGATCTGGTAGTCCAGGTACCTCGGTTTTTGGTTGCCGGAGAAACACTAACAGGTAATGGATTTAACCAAGTGCCGGGGGGCAAGGGTGCAAATCAGGCAGTGGCAGCAGCTCGGTTAGGGATGGCAACGGAGATAGTGGGGCGTGTAGGGGCAGATGCCTTTGGCAGTGAACTGTTAGCAGGGTTACAGGCAGATGGGGTGGAGGTTAGTGGGGTCTGGGTAGATGACGCAACCCATACTGGGGTGGCCCTGATTACGGTGAATTCCCAAGGGGAAAACACGATCGTCGTCATTCCCGGTGCTAACGGACAGGTAGAGAGTACTGATGTTGATCGCCTACACGCCAGACTTCCCCATGCCCAAATCCTCATGTTGCAACTAGAAGTCCCTCTAGAGAGCGTGATATCTGCGGCAAGCGCAGCTCGCCAAGCTGGAGTTATGGTGGTTTTGGATCCAGCTCCTGCTCAGACACTACCACCAGACCTATACGGTCTAGTAGATGTGATTACTCCTAACCAAGTAGAAGCTACCCATCTCACAGGTCTGCCTGTAGTGGATGTAGCCTCAGCCGTGCAGGCAGGGCAACAGTTGCGGCAATGGGGGGTGGGCACAGCGATCGTCAAGCTAGGTGCCCAGGGAGCAGTTTGTGTCTCGGCAACCACAACCCTGATGATTCCAGCATTGCCAGTGACTGCGGTAGATACAGTAGCAGCCGGGGATGCGTTCAATGGCGGGCTAGCCACAGCCCTAGCGCAGGGACAATCGCTGCCAGAGGCTCTGCAACAGGCAACTCTGGTGGCAGGCTTTTCGGTTACGCGAGCGGGCGCTCAACCATCCCTGCCTACACAAGAGCAACTGCGGGCATTTGCAGTAACAATGAAACCCACCATGCACTGGCTGTAATCCCTGATACTACCTACAACCTATCGACATGACCGATCGATAATGGCCCATCGATCCCATCAAGACTGCTTGGGCAACTGGCTAGTGGTGGTTTCTTCAGGGGTAGTGGGGTTACTACTAGCTGGTGCACTGCCCTGAAGATAGTTGCGTACTGCTTTTAGTTGCGATTCTTGAGGCATGGTTGCTGGATGCACTTGCTTCAGCCAGTTCAGTGCTTCCCATAGCTCAAGATTGTGGTACTTACATAGGTAGGCAATGCAGACCGTAGGCGATCGCTCCACACCAGCATAGCAGTGGACATAGATGGGCAGTTGGTTCTGAACGCTGTGATGGATAATGTCGAGAGCAGCGTGCAGTTGACTGGGCTTAATCTCGCGCTTGTAGCGACTATCGGGCAACACTAGCCGCAAACAGCGAAACTGCTCTTCCACATCCCTCGGTAGAGACTCTTCAGAAGCGCCACATAGGGAAAAGACCACTTGAATGCCCGCTTGCCGCAATATTGCACTATCTCCTGGTTGGGGAGATGCCCCCACGGCTAGCTTTCCAGGCAATACCCAATCCACATGGGTAAGCGATCGCCGCTCGCGGGCTGGCCGCCTCCCTGACGGTTTCCCTCGTAGCTGACGTTGCAACCAAGACCATAACCGCTGGACTAACCGATGCAGGCGATCAAAAACACGTTTCACTCGGAAATACCTAGAGTGTTGAACAGCTACAACTGCATGAGTAGCACACGTCTATGATACATCGCACTCCAGCCGTGGCGATCAATACCTATAGTCCCATACCTATAGTCACGCACCGCATCAGATAGTTATTAATCCCTAATTCCACAAACTGCGCCACCAAGGCTCAGGACGATAGTCAGCCGTCGGTTGCTTGCGGCGAATGTCACGAATATCCCAGCCGGTCAACCTAGCCAGGGTTTGAGACTCTTGCTCAAAGCGTTGGCTTAACTGGCGCTTATACTCTTGCCCTGCACGACAACTAAGATCGCCCTTAAAGGGATGTTGAAGAATGTAGCGCCCTTGGAAAAATTCCTGATTAGAAGTTTCTTGGAACATCAGGTCTTCAGGGAATTTGTCGCGGGTATAGCGCACGTGCAGGCGGGTGATGAAGACATTGGGCCGGACGATCGGCATCCCTCGACCACCAACATCGGGCCTAGTGGGAAAGTTCAACCAGAATACGCCTGCTTTCCGCAATTCTTCTGGAGTCAATGGATCCGCAGCACAGGGGTCGCAACCACCCATATTCCAGGCATATTCCAAGAAGGCAACCCGCTTATTTTCCCTTGTGTAGGCAGTTTTGAACATCGCCTTGTAGAAGTTGCTAAATTCGTCCTTAACAAACACGGGAATGGTTTCGTTAGAGGGGATTTTAACCGTGCGGTAGTTGGTCAATTCCACCTGTCCCTTAGGGGACATTAGATAGATAATCAAGTCCTGCTCTGAGCGGGCATTGACCATGCCAAGGCGAATCGGCAACATAAACCGGGGTGATTCGTAGGCCATCTGCAACGGGCGCAAGGACTGAAATCCGCTCTGTTCAAATTTATCTAGGTTGACCTTGGCAACAAAGAACTTGAGACGTTGGCGTATGTAGGGCTGTAGCAATTGGCTTGCTCCGTTGGGAATGCGGTAGCCATTTTCCCGCAGCCAAGTTTCTAGACCATCCGATTCACGGGCACTAAGGATGAGAATGTCGTATTCACCAACTGTATACTGGGCTTCTACAGTAACCCCTAGGGTGTTATCTCGACGCTGACGTGACTCAGCAGTGGCGCTGCTACGTGCGAGACTGCCTGGGAATGGAGCCGCTGCTGGTGGAGGAATTGGCATACAGGGGTCAGGGTCAAAATATTCCACTAAGCGAGGGGCACTGAAGGCATCCAAGCGTTCAATAATTTTAGGATCCCCAACATTGATTTGTTCCCGTTGCAGGACGACGGGTACAGGAACCACGATCGCAAAGTCTTTAACTGGGCCTTGATAATCGTTGGCCATCGTCAGCACAGTGCGGTTACCATCACGGGCGATCGCCACCTGAGACGCTTGATTATAGAGCTTGGCATCTGCCTTTGCCACATAAAAGCCACAAAATGCCCAAGCAGGCGGACTAGCCATCAGCATGGTGAAACACACAAGCAACAGAATGATGAAAGAACGTAGGAATTTCATAGTTAGAGATAGGGTAAAGGACTTGGTGATAGTTGCTACATAGAATCATTCCGTGGATGGGGGATGACATTGGGAATCCAGAAAAGTCACTCCAGATACTAC is from Cyanobacteriota bacterium and encodes:
- a CDS encoding acyl-CoA thioesterase → MPKLTLELPIYTYDIDFAGHVSNIAYIRWMEIGRLHLLETIGLPVHELAHRGFTPVLSHTAITYTMPLFLGDTVHLDLWLSELKRASAEIQFRFYNSQHDLVASGQQGGLFVSLEDQKPHRLSLEERARFEPYVILDENDS
- a CDS encoding dual specificity protein phosphatase family protein; this translates as MKRVFDRLHRLVQRLWSWLQRQLRGKPSGRRPARERRSLTHVDWVLPGKLAVGASPQPGDSAILRQAGIQVVFSLCGASEESLPRDVEEQFRCLRLVLPDSRYKREIKPSQLHAALDIIHHSVQNQLPIYVHCYAGVERSPTVCIAYLCKYHNLELWEALNWLKQVHPATMPQESQLKAVRNYLQGSAPASSNPTTPEETTTSQLPKQS
- the rbsK gene encoding ribokinase — its product is MTILVFGSLNMDLVVQVPRFLVAGETLTGNGFNQVPGGKGANQAVAAARLGMATEIVGRVGADAFGSELLAGLQADGVEVSGVWVDDATHTGVALITVNSQGENTIVVIPGANGQVESTDVDRLHARLPHAQILMLQLEVPLESVISAASAARQAGVMVVLDPAPAQTLPPDLYGLVDVITPNQVEATHLTGLPVVDVASAVQAGQQLRQWGVGTAIVKLGAQGAVCVSATTTLMIPALPVTAVDTVAAGDAFNGGLATALAQGQSLPEALQQATLVAGFSVTRAGAQPSLPTQEQLRAFAVTMKPTMHWL
- a CDS encoding DUF2330 domain-containing protein; the protein is MKFLRSFIILLLVCFTMLMASPPAWAFCGFYVAKADAKLYNQASQVAIARDGNRTVLTMANDYQGPVKDFAIVVPVPVVLQREQINVGDPKIIERLDAFSAPRLVEYFDPDPCMPIPPPAAAPFPGSLARSSATAESRQRRDNTLGVTVEAQYTVGEYDILILSARESDGLETWLRENGYRIPNGASQLLQPYIRQRLKFFVAKVNLDKFEQSGFQSLRPLQMAYESPRFMLPIRLGMVNARSEQDLIIYLMSPKGQVELTNYRTVKIPSNETIPVFVKDEFSNFYKAMFKTAYTRENKRVAFLEYAWNMGGCDPCAADPLTPEELRKAGVFWLNFPTRPDVGGRGMPIVRPNVFITRLHVRYTRDKFPEDLMFQETSNQEFFQGRYILQHPFKGDLSCRAGQEYKRQLSQRFEQESQTLARLTGWDIRDIRRKQPTADYRPEPWWRSLWN
- a CDS encoding nucleoside hydrolase, with the translated sequence MPYEHLIIDCDPGVDDAIALLLALASPELVIRGITTVAGNVPLVSILRNTRQICELAARPDVPVYAGCPRPMLRRLATAESVHGTSGLGGAMLPAPTMPIQPHHAVDFLTETLSQTDQPLTLATLAPLTNMAVALIKTPAIAPQIQRIVMMGGSLTVGNITPSAEFNIYVDPHAAHVVLTSGIPITLIGLHVTHQVLTTPDRLQRLRHLGTPVAQAAADMLAEYGTQEAAQRGWSGPPLHDPCVIAYLLQPGLFSSQPAEVQVEINSELTLGRTVIDFQSRQPNAEVVTSVDAEGFYDLLIDRLARY